One window of the Carnobacterium maltaromaticum DSM 20342 genome contains the following:
- a CDS encoding MmcQ/YjbR family DNA-binding protein, translating to MTTREEVLSYVENNYQTKPEMTFKKFPTYCILRHKDNNKWYGLIMNVSKRKIGIASDELIDILDVKVETELIGALLQKEGYHPGYHMNKERWVSIDLNSISEFTEIKEMIDNSFKMTS from the coding sequence ATGACTACTAGAGAAGAAGTTTTATCTTATGTAGAAAATAACTACCAAACTAAACCAGAAATGACGTTTAAAAAATTCCCAACATATTGTATTTTAAGACATAAAGACAATAATAAGTGGTATGGACTTATTATGAACGTATCCAAAAGGAAAATTGGTATAGCAAGCGATGAACTAATAGATATTCTTGATGTAAAAGTCGAAACTGAATTAATAGGCGCATTATTACAAAAAGAAGGATATCATCCAGGGTACCATATGAATAAAGAACGTTGGGTATCTATTGATTTGAATTCTATTTCAGAATTCACAGAAATTAAAGAGATGATTGATAACAGCTTTAAGATGACTAGTTAG
- a CDS encoding vWA domain-containing protein — protein sequence MSKKLVRFVFILSFIISSFLGIFLNYTMQAESESLNKEKVELIKTGDILATVDYHETDKTTFWRLVITKYSSMENRILSVGLSSQGEGIGTPQLSDLPDTIIAGEGNQFKEAVLSKEEASYTFEFSTTKLPNDAAGQVLINLNLTQIDDNGVNKIILDANTDGNFQIIPKTIDQTSEIPKESTGNSQIAEDKNISNFEEKVIQKQEVTSDITPSVLKANDNDIYPTFYGQSLFSLIQPAFANPSVLDPFNYVTDLLGKYPTHNSVTGQGAEVRNYNYGVADSTPLITGRSRPAIAKPSTMSGQALNFTTGYHDYSGAYLKKWVEPAKDQNGVITDPSLFNVYLEAIGDGTVDNSKHIDIVIVIDKSSTMSGMLGSTTKDVQTQAAVRNFADKMFGAGLSAKIGLTSFGSTSNAGDGGTPYSDTELLTASYSTINNSSVLSKAPLGYRPTALGIQNGLAALYGNGSRNSADKYLIVLSDGAPTKYYRPVQVRSKPVGSPPSAFSNWGDFLATNNGTTPGVSSGPLFNYDGSFIANNEKYPNKFGPVTSGNPSFPATDGVSDFEYQWTGYQWAGTGDTTSAKDGMVYTIGYENWLLNQDPQYANLSLYNIGVGLGGSDNLSTMGRNTLKNLAKDPTHYSGADAQNQVGGMLARIASSITKTVKNAHIIDPLGDGVTLVGNPIVNSFSVAPSGKTAWSDTSINDPKQFVVLTKSAGDRGLEWSNIYLGKNEGLSFSYQVQISEPYQSGLFQQTNGETYVENGTTMSGPPYDSANRLHFAIPSARYKATTSITVQKVWSDSTNMWGLRTPVTLQLQRMVPGGSYQNVSGETYTIQPSATGTQLQNTFTGLDKFDSTGQRYTYQVIENAGPTGYATPTYSNQNLTVTNALITTNLTFKKLDNDGLTALPNIVFELRAANGRKIQATSNSSGVVTFTGIPIGTHSIAEVTDLNGYQALPSFKATVSKVSDTLLSTTYNMAGVPAEMYTLSGQNLTVINKYEKGKFSFKKVGNDGVTPLSQVTFDLMQGGSVVQEVTSTTNGTVLFNNIYPGNYTLKEVSSANGYNLISDIPLVVTKNKNDGEFIVQGLPEEKKVQNKLKNFNLSLNKVAVDNLQKGIAGAEFSLYYRGNFVEKQVSDVNGKVDFNQNLIPGRNYTVKETAVPEGYLPITGVFTIQVKTSGQVIVDYAGTVLTNSQMSVGLTSGSGNNTIQYTVTNDPKRPLPRTGGMGIYVPITTGAIAMLVASFIYIYRKCRKGGVRQ from the coding sequence ATGAGTAAGAAATTAGTTAGGTTTGTTTTTATTCTATCTTTTATAATTTCTAGTTTTTTAGGTATATTTTTAAATTACACTATGCAAGCTGAGTCAGAATCTCTTAACAAAGAAAAAGTTGAATTGATAAAAACGGGAGATATTTTAGCTACAGTTGATTATCACGAGACGGATAAAACTACTTTTTGGAGGTTAGTAATAACAAAATATTCAAGTATGGAAAATCGTATTCTTTCTGTAGGACTATCGTCCCAAGGTGAAGGCATAGGTACACCACAATTATCGGATTTACCAGATACTATTATTGCTGGTGAAGGGAATCAATTTAAAGAAGCAGTACTATCAAAGGAAGAAGCTTCATATACATTTGAGTTTTCAACTACAAAATTACCAAACGATGCAGCAGGCCAAGTTCTTATTAATCTTAATTTAACTCAAATCGATGATAATGGAGTTAACAAAATTATTCTTGATGCCAATACAGATGGAAATTTCCAAATTATTCCAAAGACAATTGACCAAACTAGTGAAATTCCAAAAGAATCGACAGGAAACTCACAAATTGCTGAAGATAAAAATATATCAAATTTTGAAGAAAAGGTCATTCAGAAACAAGAAGTTACTAGCGATATAACTCCTTCAGTTCTTAAAGCAAACGATAATGACATATATCCAACTTTTTATGGTCAGTCGCTTTTCTCCTTGATTCAACCAGCATTTGCGAATCCAAGTGTATTGGACCCTTTTAACTATGTCACTGATCTTTTGGGGAAATACCCTACTCACAACAGCGTTACAGGACAAGGAGCTGAAGTTCGGAATTATAATTACGGAGTTGCAGATAGTACACCATTAATTACAGGTAGAAGTAGGCCAGCTATTGCGAAACCTTCTACAATGTCCGGTCAAGCATTAAATTTCACTACAGGCTATCATGATTATTCAGGTGCTTATTTAAAAAAATGGGTAGAACCAGCTAAAGATCAAAATGGTGTGATTACTGACCCTTCGCTATTCAATGTATATCTAGAAGCCATAGGTGATGGTACTGTTGATAACTCAAAGCACATTGATATTGTAATAGTCATCGATAAATCCAGTACGATGTCTGGAATGCTTGGATCAACTACAAAAGACGTTCAAACTCAAGCGGCTGTCAGAAACTTTGCAGACAAAATGTTTGGTGCTGGTTTAAGTGCAAAAATTGGATTGACTAGCTTCGGCTCAACAAGTAACGCAGGTGATGGCGGTACGCCCTATTCTGATACGGAACTTTTAACAGCATCTTATTCAACTATTAACAATAGTAGTGTTCTTTCTAAAGCACCGTTAGGATATAGGCCAACTGCATTAGGTATACAAAATGGCTTAGCTGCTTTGTATGGTAACGGTTCGAGAAATTCTGCTGACAAATACCTAATCGTGTTAAGTGATGGAGCTCCAACCAAGTATTATCGGCCCGTCCAAGTAAGAAGTAAACCGGTGGGGTCCCCACCAAGTGCTTTCTCTAACTGGGGAGATTTTTTAGCAACAAACAATGGTACGACGCCTGGCGTGAGTTCTGGACCACTGTTTAATTACGATGGTTCATTCATTGCAAATAATGAAAAATACCCAAATAAATTTGGACCGGTTACGTCTGGTAATCCGAGCTTTCCAGCAACAGATGGTGTTTCTGACTTTGAATACCAGTGGACAGGCTATCAATGGGCAGGGACAGGAGATACGACTTCAGCGAAAGATGGAATGGTTTATACAATAGGCTATGAAAACTGGTTGCTTAATCAAGATCCTCAGTATGCTAATCTCTCCTTATATAACATTGGAGTAGGACTTGGTGGCTCAGACAACCTTTCAACTATGGGAAGAAATACGCTGAAAAATTTGGCAAAAGATCCAACTCATTATTCTGGGGCCGATGCTCAAAATCAGGTAGGTGGTATGCTAGCCCGAATTGCTTCAAGTATTACGAAAACAGTAAAAAATGCTCATATTATTGATCCGTTAGGAGACGGGGTTACACTTGTAGGAAATCCTATAGTCAATTCATTTTCAGTGGCCCCTAGTGGTAAAACCGCTTGGAGTGATACATCAATAAATGATCCTAAACAGTTTGTCGTGCTAACAAAATCAGCGGGAGACAGAGGATTAGAGTGGAGCAATATCTATCTTGGTAAAAATGAAGGATTAAGTTTTTCTTATCAAGTACAAATTTCAGAACCGTATCAATCTGGATTATTCCAGCAAACAAATGGAGAAACTTATGTTGAAAATGGGACTACGATGAGTGGACCGCCCTATGATTCAGCTAACCGACTTCATTTCGCTATACCGTCTGCTAGATACAAAGCAACAACTAGTATTACAGTACAGAAAGTCTGGTCAGATAGTACTAATATGTGGGGACTTAGAACACCAGTAACTCTTCAATTGCAACGAATGGTTCCTGGAGGGAGTTACCAGAATGTGTCTGGTGAAACTTATACGATTCAGCCAAGTGCCACAGGGACGCAGTTACAAAATACGTTTACAGGACTAGATAAATTTGATTCTACCGGTCAACGTTACACGTATCAAGTGATTGAAAATGCAGGACCCACGGGGTATGCTACTCCCACATATTCAAATCAAAATTTAACAGTTACAAACGCATTAATAACAACCAATCTAACGTTTAAAAAATTAGATAATGATGGACTAACTGCCTTACCAAATATTGTATTTGAACTAAGGGCAGCTAATGGTCGGAAAATTCAAGCTACATCTAATTCAAGTGGAGTTGTAACCTTTACAGGGATTCCAATTGGGACTCATTCGATTGCAGAGGTTACTGATTTAAATGGCTATCAAGCTTTGCCATCCTTTAAAGCAACTGTAAGTAAGGTTTCAGATACTCTTCTTTCGACTACGTATAATATGGCAGGAGTGCCAGCTGAAATGTATACCTTGTCTGGACAAAATTTAACTGTTATTAATAAATATGAAAAAGGGAAGTTTAGCTTTAAAAAAGTTGGAAATGATGGAGTTACGCCATTAAGTCAAGTTACTTTTGATTTAATGCAAGGAGGATCCGTTGTTCAGGAAGTAACTTCAACAACTAATGGAACAGTTCTTTTTAATAATATTTATCCAGGAAATTATACGCTTAAGGAGGTTAGTTCCGCAAATGGTTATAATTTGATTAGTGATATCCCACTTGTTGTTACAAAAAACAAAAATGATGGGGAGTTCATTGTGCAGGGTCTTCCAGAAGAGAAAAAAGTTCAAAATAAGTTAAAAAACTTTAACCTTTCTCTAAATAAAGTAGCAGTAGACAATCTACAAAAGGGAATAGCAGGAGCTGAATTTTCACTTTACTATCGTGGGAATTTTGTTGAAAAACAAGTATCAGATGTAAATGGAAAAGTTGATTTTAATCAAAATCTCATTCCTGGAAGAAACTATACAGTTAAAGAAACAGCTGTACCAGAAGGCTATTTACCAATCACAGGTGTATTCACGATTCAAGTGAAAACCAGTGGTCAAGTAATAGTTGATTATGCTGGAACGGTATTAACCAATAGTCAAATGAGTGTGGGGTTAACTAGTGGGTCAGGGAACAATACGATTCAATATACAGTGACGAATGATCCAAAACGGCCGCTACCAAGAACTGGGGGAATGGGAATTTATGTGCCCATTACTACGGGAGCAATCGCAATGTTGGTCGCAAGCTTTATCTACATCTATCGAAAATGTAGAAAGGGGGGCGTAAGACAATGA
- a CDS encoding pilin N-terminal domain-containing protein, with product MKTKTFLLSFFVMISMVIIVLTLFISFQQVQAGSKEATFVLHKRVYQNEKNIPVIQENVQLQENSPKLKDSKGINGAIYAVYNVSSEYWQLASEGKTNDEIVIKLKENAHTLITDTKKVAETVTETDPLFGEGVARMSLPELVMVEGQEKYGVYLFNEESSPIWDELEHTGVFIVSLPINEVNEVDPFIHLYPKSSIHNQVQLTKKLNEKKQNFSYGEPIEYVIESTIPTNTMYLSKYTLLDIYDEPLDYVSGSLRVYINNVEKKDIFTFIEDIKNNKLSLEATGEILRERGITAGSKVKVVYQLRLSDSAVPDVPYDNAVRLSTLFEGSQLPEVISEAPSVENGGKHFVKKDMNEQSKGLALATFLVKNWEGSYLVEKNGTFKWSSNKSDAYQLTSDENGNFSIKGLAYGSYKLVEIKAPDGYKILDEEISFTIESGSYHIGYQATSPLMIVNAKITKESEVPDVPKQLHGENLPQMGDVISTSIIVIGSILLCTTIFYLIRRRKK from the coding sequence ATGAAGACAAAAACATTCCTCTTATCATTCTTTGTAATGATTAGTATGGTGATAATCGTTTTGACTTTGTTTATCTCTTTCCAACAAGTTCAAGCAGGTTCTAAAGAAGCAACGTTCGTTCTTCATAAGCGGGTGTATCAGAATGAAAAAAACATTCCTGTTATTCAAGAGAACGTTCAGTTGCAAGAAAATTCTCCAAAATTAAAGGACTCAAAAGGGATTAATGGAGCCATTTATGCTGTTTATAATGTAAGTAGTGAGTATTGGCAACTGGCTAGTGAAGGAAAAACAAATGACGAAATAGTAATAAAGTTAAAGGAAAATGCCCATACTCTTATAACAGATACTAAAAAAGTAGCGGAGACGGTAACGGAAACTGATCCACTATTTGGTGAAGGTGTGGCAAGGATGAGTTTACCTGAGTTAGTAATGGTGGAGGGTCAAGAGAAATATGGTGTGTACTTGTTTAATGAAGAAAGCTCTCCTATATGGGATGAATTGGAGCATACAGGTGTCTTCATTGTTAGTTTACCAATTAATGAAGTAAATGAAGTGGACCCATTTATTCATTTATATCCTAAGAGCTCCATTCATAATCAAGTACAGTTAACAAAAAAATTGAATGAGAAAAAGCAAAATTTTTCATACGGTGAACCAATTGAATATGTTATTGAATCGACTATTCCTACGAACACAATGTATTTATCAAAATATACATTGTTAGATATCTATGATGAACCATTGGATTATGTGTCAGGTTCTCTTCGGGTTTATATAAACAATGTAGAAAAAAAAGACATCTTTACTTTTATCGAGGATATAAAAAATAATAAGCTGTCCTTGGAAGCTACAGGGGAAATTTTGCGAGAAAGGGGGATTACAGCTGGTTCTAAAGTGAAAGTAGTTTATCAGTTGAGGTTATCAGACTCTGCTGTACCAGATGTACCATATGACAATGCAGTCCGTTTATCCACATTATTTGAAGGAAGCCAACTGCCAGAAGTTATTTCCGAAGCACCTTCAGTTGAGAACGGTGGAAAACATTTTGTGAAAAAAGATATGAACGAGCAAAGTAAAGGGCTAGCGTTAGCAACATTTCTTGTGAAAAATTGGGAAGGAAGCTATCTGGTTGAAAAAAATGGAACTTTTAAATGGAGTAGTAATAAGAGCGATGCCTATCAGCTAACATCAGATGAAAACGGTAATTTTTCTATTAAAGGATTAGCATATGGGAGTTACAAGTTAGTAGAAATAAAAGCCCCTGATGGCTATAAAATTCTAGATGAAGAGATCTCTTTTACTATAGAATCGGGTTCTTATCACATAGGATATCAAGCAACGAGTCCGTTGATGATTGTAAATGCAAAAATAACAAAGGAATCAGAGGTACCTGACGTACCAAAACAGTTACATGGAGAGAATCTTCCACAAATGGGTGATGTAATCTCTACAAGTATTATTGTAATAGGAAGCATACTTTTATGTACTACAATTTTTTATCTGATAAGGAGGAGAAAGAAATGA